One stretch of Methylopila sp. 73B DNA includes these proteins:
- a CDS encoding MEDS domain-containing protein — translation MPQSKVSGSVAAEPPYDAVLAAICHGTHVCAFFETEDDLLDLVGQFFAAGTRRGDRCLWVMPDNMNADPLVRRGVELYSATDTYLRGGAFEPGPLVALWDKKLDEALSHNHAGLSASGHTCWLQQRDWQAFMDYEEYLNQVIEGKPISLLCTYPLSSCKAGDILDVVRAHKVALAKQKNRWSVIEAHLTDESPAALDGASRVAALSPRERQVISLVADGVVTKNIAFELGLSVRTIEVHRERAIRRLGVRTMVEAVRLLTLASPSAPLMDVSCHAPGGPRRFNA, via the coding sequence ATGCCACAGAGCAAGGTTTCAGGTTCTGTTGCGGCAGAACCGCCGTACGACGCGGTCCTGGCGGCTATCTGCCACGGCACGCACGTTTGCGCATTCTTTGAAACTGAGGACGACCTACTTGATCTCGTCGGGCAATTTTTCGCCGCCGGTACGCGGCGCGGAGACCGATGCCTCTGGGTGATGCCTGACAATATGAATGCCGACCCGCTGGTGCGGAGAGGGGTCGAACTTTATTCAGCTACAGACACTTATCTGCGAGGCGGCGCGTTCGAGCCCGGACCGCTGGTCGCGCTGTGGGACAAGAAACTGGATGAAGCCTTGTCGCACAATCACGCCGGCTTGTCCGCCAGCGGTCACACTTGCTGGCTGCAGCAGCGGGATTGGCAGGCCTTCATGGACTATGAGGAATATCTGAATCAGGTCATTGAAGGCAAACCGATCTCCTTGCTGTGCACCTATCCCCTCTCGTCATGCAAGGCGGGCGACATTCTGGATGTTGTTCGCGCGCACAAAGTTGCGCTGGCAAAGCAGAAGAACCGCTGGTCGGTGATCGAGGCCCATCTGACCGACGAAAGCCCCGCCGCGCTCGATGGCGCCAGCCGCGTCGCAGCCTTATCTCCGCGCGAACGGCAGGTCATTTCGCTGGTCGCCGATGGGGTCGTGACGAAAAACATCGCCTTCGAGCTTGGCCTTAGCGTTCGCACGATCGAAGTCCATCGTGAGCGCGCCATCAGGCGCCTGGGCGTGCGCACCATGGTCGAAGCCGTAAGGCTGTTGACGCTCGCTTCGCCATCGGCGCCGTTAATGGATGTCAGCTGTCATGCGCCCGGCGGCCCTCGACGGTTTAACGCTTAG
- a CDS encoding EAL domain-containing protein: MRVGHESHDTLQAAGCLGCSIPFPRAITMAFQPIVDVTDGSIFAFEALVRGLDGAGAGAVLADVTPDNRFAFDQLCRRTAVELAARLRIEARLSINFMPNAVYQPEICLGTTLAAAKRHGFPVERIMFEVTEGERVDDRAHLTRIMAEYRRQGMVTAIDDFGAGHSGLNLLAEFQPDVIKLDMDLIRGIDASRPRQAIVASVARLADTLGIAVVAEGVETEAELAVVREIGIRLVQGYLLAKPGFERLPEVRLPAPAPIAKNAA; this comes from the coding sequence ATGCGCGTCGGCCACGAATCCCATGACACGTTGCAGGCGGCCGGTTGCCTAGGTTGCAGCATCCCGTTTCCCCGCGCCATCACCATGGCCTTCCAGCCGATCGTCGACGTGACGGACGGTTCGATCTTCGCCTTCGAGGCGCTTGTTCGCGGCCTGGACGGCGCAGGCGCCGGCGCGGTGCTGGCGGACGTGACGCCGGACAATCGGTTCGCCTTCGACCAGCTGTGCCGACGCACCGCGGTGGAGCTCGCCGCGCGGCTTCGGATCGAGGCTCGGCTGTCGATCAACTTCATGCCGAACGCCGTCTATCAGCCTGAGATCTGCCTCGGCACGACGCTCGCCGCGGCGAAGCGGCACGGTTTTCCGGTTGAGCGGATCATGTTCGAGGTGACCGAGGGCGAGCGGGTCGACGACCGCGCCCACCTCACCCGCATCATGGCGGAGTACCGCCGGCAGGGCATGGTGACGGCGATCGACGATTTCGGCGCCGGGCATTCCGGCCTCAACCTACTCGCCGAGTTCCAGCCCGACGTGATCAAGCTGGACATGGACCTGATCCGCGGGATCGACGCCAGCCGGCCGCGACAGGCGATCGTGGCGAGCGTCGCGCGTCTCGCCGACACGCTTGGGATCGCGGTCGTCGCCGAAGGCGTCGAGACGGAGGCCGAGCTCGCGGTGGTGCGGGAGATCGGCATCCGGCTGGTGCAGGGCTACCTGCTGGCCAAGCCCGGCTTCGAACGCCTTCCCGAGGTCCGGCTCCCCGCGCCCGCGCCGATCGCGAAAAACGCCGCCTAA
- a CDS encoding helix-turn-helix domain-containing protein, with product MPETMEGALFFAAQLGPDNPRSEADAGAAMMAAGRASRWRRNEACDAVIGRGAVACIRSGAVRKFALRPDGHRQIIDLALSGDYLGFAPADPCFFIEAVSKDTVIISFTREQIAGLAARFPAVAPLLQRCAADAIRRLEHHLLVQNRVTAREKVSAYLAEMARRVKPNGANAIVLPITRYDIADHLGIAVETVSRTMTMLRQRGSIALRTPRDVEIRDPSMFRET from the coding sequence ATGCCAGAAACAATGGAGGGCGCACTGTTCTTCGCCGCCCAGCTGGGTCCGGACAATCCGCGTAGCGAAGCCGATGCCGGTGCGGCGATGATGGCGGCAGGACGTGCGTCCCGATGGCGGCGAAACGAGGCGTGCGACGCCGTGATCGGACGGGGCGCCGTGGCGTGCATACGCTCCGGCGCGGTTCGCAAGTTCGCGCTTCGACCCGACGGCCACCGCCAGATCATCGATCTCGCCCTTTCTGGGGACTATCTCGGATTCGCGCCGGCTGATCCGTGTTTCTTCATTGAAGCCGTTTCAAAAGACACGGTGATCATCTCGTTCACGCGCGAACAGATCGCCGGGCTCGCCGCTCGCTTCCCGGCGGTTGCCCCCCTGCTGCAACGCTGCGCCGCCGACGCGATCCGCCGGCTCGAACACCACCTCCTTGTCCAAAACCGAGTAACGGCGCGGGAAAAAGTCAGTGCCTACCTGGCGGAAATGGCGCGCCGGGTTAAGCCGAACGGCGCCAACGCGATCGTGCTGCCGATCACCCGCTACGACATCGCCGACCATCTCGGCATTGCCGTCGAGACAGTGAGCCGCACGATGACGATGCTGCGCCAACGCGGATCAATCGCGCTCCGAACTCCGCGCGACGTCGAGATCCGCGATCCATCGATGTTCCGCGAAACCTGA
- a CDS encoding type 1 glutamine amidotransferase domain-containing protein has translation MATDTLKGLNVAILVTDGFEEVEMTEPRKALDDAGAKTSLISPKSDDVRAWDFKDWSDRYPVDAPLASAAPENYDALLLPGGVINPDTLRADAKAVAFVKAFFDAGKPVASICHGPWTIIETGAASGRRMTSWPSLKTDLKNAGADWVDEEVVVDQGLVTSRSPDDMAAFNRETVKLFADAKGNAARAA, from the coding sequence ATGGCGACCGATACGCTCAAAGGATTGAACGTCGCGATCCTCGTCACCGACGGCTTCGAGGAGGTCGAGATGACCGAGCCTCGCAAGGCTCTCGACGACGCCGGGGCCAAAACTAGTCTCATCTCGCCCAAGTCGGACGACGTCCGCGCCTGGGACTTTAAGGACTGGAGCGATCGCTACCCTGTGGATGCGCCGCTCGCCTCCGCCGCCCCCGAAAACTACGACGCTCTCCTCCTGCCCGGCGGCGTCATCAACCCGGACACGCTCCGCGCCGACGCCAAGGCCGTGGCGTTCGTCAAAGCGTTCTTCGACGCCGGAAAGCCTGTCGCCTCGATCTGCCATGGGCCGTGGACGATCATCGAGACTGGGGCGGCGAGCGGCCGGCGCATGACCTCGTGGCCCTCCCTCAAGACCGATCTCAAGAACGCCGGCGCGGACTGGGTCGACGAAGAGGTCGTCGTCGACCAGGGCCTCGTGACGAGCCGCAGTCCCGACGACATGGCCGCTTTCAACCGTGAAACCGTGAAGCTGTTCGCGGACGCGAAAGGAAACGCGGCGCGGGCGGCCTGA
- a CDS encoding type 1 glutamine amidotransferase domain-containing protein has product MMILMVLTSHDRLGDTGRKTGFWLEELAAPYYAFKDSGAEIALASPEGGEPPLDPKSAEPDSQTDDTRRFEADAAAKSALKTTARLDTVSHEALDAVFYPGGHGPLWDLAEDRRSIALIEATIAAGKPVALVCHAPGVLRHVRTAGGRPLVEGRNVTGFANTEEEAVGLTAIVPFLVEDELKRNGGLYSKAADWQPYVVPDGLLITGQNPASSAPAAKALIKMLESRA; this is encoded by the coding sequence GTGATGATACTGATGGTCCTCACCTCGCACGACCGCCTTGGCGACACCGGCCGCAAGACTGGCTTCTGGCTCGAGGAACTCGCTGCGCCGTACTACGCCTTCAAGGACTCGGGAGCCGAGATCGCTCTGGCTTCACCGGAAGGAGGCGAACCGCCGCTCGATCCGAAAAGCGCCGAACCCGACTCTCAGACTGACGACACAAGACGGTTCGAGGCCGACGCCGCCGCCAAGTCTGCGCTCAAGACAACCGCTCGGCTCGACACGGTCTCGCATGAGGCCCTCGACGCCGTGTTCTATCCTGGCGGCCATGGCCCCCTCTGGGATCTGGCGGAGGACCGCCGCTCGATCGCGCTGATTGAGGCGACGATCGCGGCGGGCAAGCCCGTCGCCCTCGTGTGCCACGCGCCCGGCGTGCTCCGTCATGTGCGGACCGCAGGCGGCAGGCCGCTGGTCGAGGGCCGCAACGTCACCGGCTTCGCCAACACGGAGGAGGAGGCCGTGGGGCTTACCGCGATCGTGCCGTTCCTGGTCGAGGACGAGCTCAAGCGGAACGGTGGACTGTACTCGAAGGCGGCCGACTGGCAGCCCTATGTGGTTCCTGACGGGCTGCTGATCACCGGGCAGAACCCGGCGTCCTCGGCGCCTGCGGCTAAGGCGCTGATCAAGATGCTCGAGTCTCGCGCTTGA
- a CDS encoding propionyl-CoA synthetase has translation MPASYRDLYSASLDDREAFWLEAAEAIDWFEPPTRAFDPDLGAYGRWFPDGVVNACHNALDRHVAAGRGEQAALIYDSPVTGAKRAYSYAELLAEVARFAAVLQDFGVGPGDRVVVYMPMIPEAVIATYACARLGAIHSVVFGGFAANELAKRIDDAAPKVVLAASCGIEPTRIVPYKPLLDAALAGAAHAPEAVILLQRPQLDAEMAAGRDHDWADLIAAAEGRTTACARMKATDPLYILYTSGTTGTPKGVVRDTGGYLVALAWTMKGLYGIAPGEVFWCASDIGWVVGHSYIVYGPLIHGATTILYEGKPVGTPDAGAFWRVIAEHKAVALFTAPTALRAIKKEDSGGELFRQHDLSGFRALFLAGERADPPTVQWAEDLLKVPVIDHCWQTETGWAIVGNPLGIEPLPVKHGSPTVPMPGYDVKVLDDAGHEAAPGALGNIVIKLPLPPGCLPTLWNADDRFRSAYLEGFPGYYQTSDAGFIDEDGYVFFMARTDDIINVAGHRLSTGGMEEVIASHPDVAECAVVGVADALKGQSPTGFVVLKAGVARPIADIEREIVALVRDRIGPVAAFKTALTVQRLPKTRSGKILRGTIQKIADGEDWTMPATIEDPATLDEIGDALAGRK, from the coding sequence ATGCCCGCATCGTATCGCGACCTCTACTCGGCCTCGCTCGACGACCGCGAAGCCTTCTGGCTCGAGGCGGCGGAGGCGATCGACTGGTTCGAGCCGCCGACCCGCGCCTTCGACCCCGATCTCGGCGCCTATGGCCGCTGGTTTCCCGACGGGGTCGTCAACGCCTGCCACAACGCGCTCGACCGGCATGTGGCCGCGGGCCGGGGGGAGCAGGCGGCGCTGATCTACGACAGCCCCGTCACCGGCGCCAAACGCGCCTATTCCTACGCGGAGCTTCTCGCCGAGGTGGCGCGCTTCGCCGCGGTGCTGCAGGACTTCGGGGTCGGGCCGGGCGACCGGGTCGTCGTCTACATGCCGATGATCCCGGAAGCGGTTATCGCGACCTACGCCTGTGCCCGGTTGGGCGCGATCCACTCGGTGGTGTTTGGCGGCTTCGCGGCGAACGAGCTCGCCAAGCGCATCGACGACGCTGCCCCGAAGGTGGTGCTGGCGGCGTCCTGCGGCATCGAGCCGACGCGGATCGTGCCCTACAAGCCCCTGCTCGACGCGGCGCTGGCGGGCGCGGCGCATGCGCCCGAAGCGGTCATCCTGCTGCAGCGCCCGCAGCTGGACGCCGAGATGGCCGCCGGCCGCGACCACGACTGGGCTGATCTGATCGCCGCCGCCGAGGGCCGCACGACCGCTTGCGCCCGCATGAAGGCGACCGACCCGCTCTACATCCTCTACACCTCCGGCACGACGGGGACGCCGAAGGGCGTGGTGCGCGACACCGGCGGCTACCTCGTAGCCCTCGCCTGGACCATGAAGGGGCTCTACGGGATCGCGCCCGGCGAGGTGTTCTGGTGCGCCTCGGACATCGGCTGGGTGGTCGGGCACTCCTACATCGTCTATGGCCCTCTCATCCATGGCGCGACCACGATCCTCTACGAGGGCAAGCCGGTCGGCACGCCCGACGCCGGCGCCTTCTGGCGGGTGATCGCCGAGCACAAGGCGGTCGCGCTGTTCACCGCGCCGACCGCGCTGCGCGCCATCAAGAAGGAAGATTCCGGGGGCGAGCTGTTCCGCCAGCACGACCTCAGCGGCTTCCGAGCGCTGTTCCTCGCGGGCGAGCGGGCCGATCCGCCGACGGTGCAGTGGGCGGAGGATCTGCTCAAGGTTCCCGTCATCGACCATTGCTGGCAGACCGAGACCGGCTGGGCGATCGTCGGCAACCCGCTCGGGATCGAGCCTCTGCCCGTGAAGCACGGCTCGCCGACCGTGCCGATGCCGGGCTACGACGTGAAGGTGCTGGACGACGCGGGCCACGAAGCGGCGCCGGGGGCGCTCGGCAACATCGTCATCAAGCTGCCGCTGCCGCCGGGATGCCTGCCGACGCTGTGGAACGCCGACGACCGCTTCCGCTCGGCCTATCTCGAGGGCTTTCCCGGCTACTACCAGACCTCGGACGCCGGCTTCATCGACGAGGACGGCTACGTCTTCTTCATGGCCCGCACCGACGACATCATCAACGTCGCGGGCCACCGCCTCTCGACCGGCGGCATGGAGGAGGTGATCGCGAGCCACCCCGACGTCGCGGAATGCGCCGTGGTCGGCGTGGCCGACGCGCTGAAGGGCCAGTCGCCGACCGGCTTCGTGGTGCTGAAGGCCGGCGTCGCGCGGCCGATCGCCGACATCGAGCGCGAGATCGTGGCGCTGGTGCGCGACCGGATCGGCCCGGTGGCGGCCTTCAAGACCGCGCTGACGGTGCAGCGCCTCCCCAAGACCCGCTCCGGCAAGATCCTGCGCGGCACGATCCAGAAGATCGCCGACGGCGAGGATTGGACCATGCCCGCGACCATCGAGGATCCGGCGACGCTCGACGAGATCGGCGACGCGCTGGCGGGCCGAAAGTGA
- a CDS encoding DUF1206 domain-containing protein codes for MTHPPVRRLELLARIGFAARGVVYCLVGGLAALAAIGSGGGVGGGKSALRSVLEQPFGAVLLLAIGAGLVCFAAWRVIGAAFDADGRGRSAKARATRALQAVSGVVYLGLAATAANLALGRGGGGAEDQMAQDWTEWLMAQPAGAWLVGAIGLGLIAGGLAYGWKAWKGDVMRRLAPPPGATDWVRHVGRAGYAARALTFVIIGGFVVTAALHADSDEVRGLGGALQALRGQPYGWALLFLTAAGLFAFGFFGLVQARYRRIDTPDLADAKALLSRRA; via the coding sequence ATGACGCATCCCCCCGTTCGCCGCCTGGAACTTCTCGCTCGCATCGGCTTCGCCGCGCGTGGCGTCGTGTACTGCCTTGTCGGGGGCCTCGCCGCGCTTGCCGCGATCGGCTCCGGCGGCGGCGTGGGCGGCGGCAAGAGCGCCCTGCGCAGCGTGCTGGAGCAGCCCTTCGGCGCCGTCCTGCTGCTGGCGATCGGCGCGGGCCTCGTGTGCTTCGCGGCCTGGCGCGTGATCGGCGCGGCGTTCGACGCCGACGGCCGCGGCCGTTCGGCCAAGGCGCGCGCCACCCGCGCGCTGCAGGCGGTCAGCGGCGTCGTCTACCTCGGGCTCGCGGCGACCGCCGCCAATCTCGCGCTCGGCCGCGGCGGCGGCGGCGCGGAGGATCAGATGGCGCAGGACTGGACGGAATGGCTGATGGCGCAGCCGGCCGGCGCCTGGCTCGTCGGCGCGATCGGCCTCGGCCTCATCGCGGGCGGCCTCGCCTACGGCTGGAAGGCCTGGAAGGGCGACGTCATGCGCCGTCTCGCCCCGCCGCCCGGGGCGACCGACTGGGTGCGCCATGTCGGCCGCGCCGGCTACGCCGCCCGCGCTCTGACCTTCGTGATCATCGGCGGCTTCGTGGTGACGGCGGCGCTTCACGCCGACAGCGACGAGGTGCGCGGCCTCGGCGGCGCGCTGCAGGCGCTGCGCGGCCAGCCCTATGGCTGGGCGCTGCTGTTTCTGACCGCCGCCGGGCTGTTCGCCTTCGGCTTCTTCGGCCTGGTTCAGGCCCGCTACCGCCGGATCGACACGCCGGACCTCGCCGACGCCAAGGCGCTGCTGTCGCGGCGGGCCTGA
- a CDS encoding excinuclease ABC subunit UvrA, whose protein sequence is MRDIEAAGFVRVRGAREHNLKNVDVDIPRDALVVFTGVSGSGKSSLAFSTLYAEAQRRYLESVSPYARRLFHQMEVPEVDEIEGLPPAVALQQQRGSPTTRSSVGSVTTLSNLLRMLYSRAGDYPPGQAHLDAETFSPNTPEGACPRCHGLGRIHEVTEASMVPDPSKTIRERAVAAWPTAWGGQNLRDILISLGVDVDTPWRNLPKKARDWILFTEEQPQVPVYPGWSHDEIQDAIRRGIEPAYMGTFSSAKRHVTHSYATTQSAMMKKRAARFMIPRLCPVCDGKRLRREALSVRFGGLDLAEMSGLPMARFSKIFAPYAEAKADTLKALRKTHPEKALVVERIAGDLCRRLSVLLDLGLGYLTLERGTPTLSPGELQRLRLATQVVSNLFGVVYVMDEPSAGLHPADTEALLRALDGLKAVGNSLFVVEHEMDVVRRADWIVDVGPVAGEHGGEILYSGPIEGLRQVAESETRRHLFDEGGGTPSRRREPAGWLRLEGVSRNNLKQIDCAIPLRVMTTVTGISGSGKSSLVSQALVELVAAALGAPVAAEEETDAEAALEDRPAVATEGRIVGGLEGIRRLIEVDQKPIGRTPRSNLATYTGLFDHVRALFAATTEARKRRYDAGRFSFNVAKGRCPRCEGEGFVMVELLFLPSVYAPCPTCRGARYNPKTLEIRYRGKTIAEVLALTVEGAWEFFEDAPNVLRSLKVLREVGLNYLRLGQPATEFSGGEAQRVKLATELQRSQRGGALYVLDEPTTGLHPTDVERLLGQLHALVDAGNSVILVDHDMKVAAASDWVIDIGPGAGDEGGRIVASGPPAKVAACRASRTAPYLDRALGGGPVATATGSRPGSCRSTRLRPRSSD, encoded by the coding sequence GTGCGAGACATCGAGGCTGCCGGCTTCGTCCGGGTTCGCGGCGCGCGCGAGCACAATCTCAAGAACGTCGACGTCGACATTCCGCGCGACGCGTTGGTCGTGTTCACCGGCGTGTCGGGGTCGGGCAAGTCGTCGCTCGCGTTCTCCACCCTCTACGCTGAGGCGCAGCGCCGCTATCTCGAGTCGGTGTCGCCTTACGCCCGTCGCCTGTTCCACCAGATGGAGGTGCCGGAGGTCGACGAGATCGAGGGCCTGCCGCCGGCGGTGGCGCTGCAGCAGCAGCGCGGATCGCCAACCACCCGCTCGTCGGTCGGCAGCGTCACCACCCTCTCCAATCTGCTGCGGATGCTTTATTCGCGCGCCGGCGACTATCCGCCGGGCCAAGCCCATCTCGACGCCGAAACCTTCTCGCCCAACACGCCCGAGGGCGCCTGCCCGCGCTGCCACGGCCTCGGCCGGATCCATGAGGTCACCGAGGCCTCGATGGTCCCCGATCCTTCCAAGACCATCCGTGAGCGCGCGGTCGCCGCTTGGCCGACGGCCTGGGGCGGCCAGAACCTGCGCGACATCCTGATCAGCCTTGGCGTCGACGTCGACACGCCGTGGCGGAACCTGCCGAAGAAGGCGCGCGACTGGATTCTGTTCACCGAGGAGCAGCCCCAGGTCCCGGTTTATCCCGGGTGGAGCCACGACGAGATCCAGGATGCGATCCGGCGCGGGATCGAGCCTGCTTATATGGGCACCTTCTCAAGCGCGAAGCGCCATGTCACCCACAGCTATGCGACGACCCAGAGCGCGATGATGAAGAAACGCGCCGCGCGCTTCATGATCCCCCGGCTCTGCCCGGTCTGCGACGGCAAGAGGCTGCGCAGGGAAGCTCTGTCGGTCCGCTTTGGGGGCCTCGACCTCGCCGAGATGAGCGGCCTGCCGATGGCCCGGTTTTCAAAGATCTTCGCGCCCTATGCCGAAGCAAAAGCCGACACGCTGAAGGCGCTGCGCAAAACCCATCCGGAGAAAGCCTTGGTCGTGGAGCGCATCGCCGGCGATCTCTGCCGCCGCCTGTCGGTGCTGCTCGACCTCGGTCTCGGCTATCTGACGCTGGAACGCGGCACCCCGACCCTGTCGCCAGGGGAGCTGCAGCGGCTGCGGCTCGCCACGCAGGTCGTCTCCAACCTGTTCGGCGTCGTCTATGTGATGGACGAGCCGTCCGCCGGGCTCCATCCCGCCGACACCGAGGCGCTGCTCCGGGCGCTCGACGGCCTGAAGGCGGTCGGCAACTCGCTGTTCGTGGTCGAGCATGAGATGGACGTCGTCCGCCGCGCCGACTGGATCGTCGATGTCGGCCCCGTGGCCGGCGAGCATGGCGGCGAGATCCTCTACAGCGGCCCGATCGAGGGTCTGCGCCAGGTCGCGGAGTCGGAGACGAGGCGCCATCTGTTCGACGAAGGCGGCGGGACGCCGAGCCGGAGGCGCGAGCCCGCCGGTTGGCTGCGTCTGGAGGGCGTCTCGCGCAACAATCTGAAGCAGATCGATTGCGCGATCCCGCTCCGCGTGATGACCACTGTCACCGGAATCTCCGGTTCGGGGAAATCGAGCCTGGTCAGCCAGGCGCTGGTCGAGCTGGTCGCCGCCGCCCTCGGCGCCCCGGTCGCGGCCGAAGAGGAGACGGACGCCGAAGCCGCGCTCGAGGACCGCCCCGCCGTCGCGACGGAGGGTCGGATCGTCGGCGGGCTTGAAGGGATCAGGCGGCTGATCGAGGTCGACCAGAAGCCGATCGGCCGCACCCCGCGCTCCAACCTCGCCACCTACACTGGCCTGTTCGACCATGTCCGCGCCCTGTTCGCGGCGACCACAGAAGCCAGGAAGCGCCGCTACGACGCGGGCCGCTTCTCGTTCAATGTCGCGAAAGGCCGCTGCCCGCGCTGCGAGGGCGAAGGCTTTGTGATGGTGGAGTTGCTCTTCCTGCCGAGCGTCTACGCGCCCTGTCCGACATGTCGCGGCGCCCGCTACAACCCCAAGACGCTCGAGATCCGCTATCGCGGGAAGACCATCGCCGAGGTGCTCGCGCTCACGGTCGAGGGCGCCTGGGAGTTCTTCGAAGACGCGCCTAATGTCCTCCGGTCGCTCAAGGTGCTTCGCGAGGTCGGGCTCAACTATCTCCGCCTCGGACAGCCCGCGACCGAGTTTTCGGGCGGCGAGGCGCAAAGGGTGAAGCTCGCCACCGAGTTGCAGCGCTCCCAGCGCGGCGGCGCGCTCTATGTGCTGGACGAGCCGACGACTGGCCTTCACCCGACCGATGTCGAGCGCCTGCTGGGCCAACTTCACGCCTTGGTAGACGCTGGCAACAGCGTGATCCTGGTCGATCACGACATGAAGGTGGCGGCGGCGAGCGACTGGGTGATCGACATTGGCCCCGGCGCGGGCGACGAGGGCGGGCGGATCGTCGCGAGCGGCCCGCCGGCGAAGGTCGCCGCCTGCCGGGCGAGCCGCACCGCGCCTTATCTCGATCGCGCGCTCGGCGGAGGGCCGGTCGCCACGGCTACCGGGTCTAGGCCAGGAAGCTGCAGATCGACGAGACTGAGGCCGCGATCGTCCGACTGA
- a CDS encoding phage portal protein: MRVPAVKAEVTIISTTIGILPVKVYERDGEGKRPAPDHDAYRLAHDEANDWTSAGELRRQITSDALLHGDGFALVTRRGDGSPLELIRLDPRAVDIPTLDTGAPAYRYRHQGGATVYAHQDG, translated from the coding sequence ATGCGCGTCCCGGCGGTCAAGGCGGAGGTCACGATCATCTCGACAACAATTGGAATCCTGCCGGTCAAGGTCTATGAGCGGGACGGTGAGGGCAAGCGCCCTGCCCCCGACCATGACGCCTACCGCCTCGCCCATGACGAGGCGAACGACTGGACCAGCGCCGGCGAACTTCGCCGCCAGATCACGTCCGACGCGCTCCTGCACGGCGACGGCTTCGCGCTTGTCACCCGCCGCGGCGACGGCTCGCCCCTTGAGCTCATCCGGCTCGACCCGCGCGCCGTCGACATCCCGACGCTCGACACCGGAGCCCCCGCCTACCGCTACCGCCACCAGGGCGGCGCCACCGTCTACGCGCACCAGGACGGTTAA
- a CDS encoding MBL fold metallo-hydrolase, with product MSDDLTFDRSADPPAGVVREVAPLVRRVIAPNPSAFTFTGTATYLVGRGRVAVIDPGPDDPHHTAALLAALDGATVEAIVVTHSHRDHSAGVPALKAATGAPVVGAGPHRAFRALHAGEARGLEAGVDGSYAPDRTLADGEGITGPGWSLVAVETPGHTANHLAFAFPESALLFSGDHVMAWSTSIVAPPDGAMGAYVASLRKLIERPEELYLPGHGPALRDARRFSRQLLGHRLMRETAIRLRLAEGPRTIPQLVAELYRGLDPKLLFAAGLSVFAHLEDLTARGEAATDGPPTLNGLYRAP from the coding sequence ATGAGCGACGATCTGACGTTCGACCGCTCCGCCGACCCGCCGGCCGGCGTCGTGCGCGAGGTCGCCCCGCTCGTGCGTCGGGTGATCGCGCCGAACCCCTCCGCCTTCACCTTCACGGGCACCGCGACCTACCTCGTGGGCCGCGGCCGCGTCGCCGTGATCGATCCGGGGCCGGACGACCCTCACCACACGGCGGCGCTGCTCGCGGCGCTCGACGGCGCGACCGTCGAGGCGATCGTCGTGACCCACAGCCATCGTGATCACTCCGCGGGCGTCCCGGCGCTGAAGGCCGCGACCGGGGCGCCGGTGGTCGGCGCCGGGCCGCACCGCGCCTTCCGCGCGCTTCACGCCGGAGAGGCGCGCGGGCTGGAGGCGGGCGTCGACGGGTCCTACGCGCCGGACCGCACGCTCGCCGATGGGGAGGGGATCACGGGCCCCGGCTGGTCGCTGGTCGCGGTGGAAACGCCCGGCCACACCGCGAACCACCTCGCCTTCGCCTTCCCCGAGAGCGCGCTTCTGTTTTCCGGCGACCACGTGATGGCTTGGTCGACGTCGATCGTGGCGCCTCCGGACGGCGCCATGGGCGCCTACGTCGCCTCGCTCCGCAAGCTCATCGAACGGCCGGAGGAACTCTACCTTCCCGGACACGGCCCCGCGCTGCGCGACGCGCGGCGGTTCTCCCGCCAATTGCTCGGCCACCGGCTCATGCGCGAGACCGCGATCCGCCTGCGGCTGGCGGAAGGGCCTCGGACCATCCCCCAGCTGGTCGCGGAGCTTTACCGCGGACTTGATCCGAAACTCCTCTTCGCAGCGGGTCTGTCGGTCTTCGCCCATCTCGAGGATCTCACCGCGCGGGGCGAGGCCGCGACCGATGGACCGCCAACCCTCAACGGTCTCTATCGCGCGCCGTGA